Proteins found in one Sphingobacteriales bacterium genomic segment:
- the nrfD gene encoding polysulfide reductase NrfD, with amino-acid sequence MANQYFSPVRDPLILGNKTYAQITDDIAKHAETRPTGKFLLAFTFTSLIALMGVLSILYTIWKGIGVWGENKTVGWAWDITNFVWWVGIGHAGTLISAILLLFRQRWRTGVNRAAEAMTIFAVICAGIFPVIHMGRVWDAFFIFPYPNSRAGEGLPGLRSLWTNFNSPLLWDVFAISTYFTVSLLFWYTGLLPDLATIRDRTKGLQNKIYSALCFGWKGTAKQWQRFESISLILAGLSTPLVLSVHSVVSFDFATSVIPGWHTTIFPPYFVAGAIFSGFAMVLTLMLVAREVMDLKQYITLNHIESMNKVILLTGSIVGVAYLTELFMSWYSGNIYEQWCFNRNRIADPYIFGPLMGVEPAPYWWAYWSMMSCNVISPQIFWSKSMRRNITVTFIMSIFINIGMWFERFVIIVTSTHRDYIPSSWLYYTPTWVEAAIFIGTIGIFMTLFLLFSKYFPVVAIAEVKSILKSSGDQYLAKQAQEDQTERDLQGGGSFAPAFQRDKE; translated from the coding sequence ATGGCTAATCAATACTTTTCGCCTGTTCGTGACCCACTCATTTTAGGTAATAAAACCTATGCCCAAATCACCGATGATATTGCTAAACACGCGGAAACCCGACCGACCGGAAAGTTTCTGTTGGCGTTCACGTTTACGTCATTAATTGCTTTAATGGGGGTGTTGAGTATATTATATACGATATGGAAAGGAATAGGTGTTTGGGGAGAGAATAAAACCGTGGGTTGGGCGTGGGACATCACCAACTTCGTATGGTGGGTGGGTATTGGTCACGCAGGAACGCTCATTTCGGCAATCTTGTTGCTGTTCCGCCAACGTTGGCGTACCGGAGTAAACCGCGCCGCCGAAGCGATGACAATCTTCGCCGTAATTTGCGCTGGTATTTTTCCTGTTATCCACATGGGGCGCGTTTGGGACGCTTTCTTCATATTCCCTTATCCCAATAGCCGTGCCGGCGAAGGATTACCCGGCTTGCGCAGTTTGTGGACAAATTTTAACTCCCCGCTTTTGTGGGACGTATTTGCGATTTCTACCTATTTTACCGTGTCTTTGTTGTTTTGGTACACTGGTTTATTGCCCGACTTGGCAACTATCCGCGACCGCACCAAAGGCTTGCAAAACAAAATTTATTCGGCTTTGTGTTTCGGTTGGAAAGGTACAGCCAAACAATGGCAACGCTTTGAGTCTATCTCTTTAATATTGGCAGGCTTATCTACTCCGCTCGTATTATCTGTACACTCGGTGGTGAGTTTCGACTTCGCCACTTCCGTTATTCCGGGTTGGCACACTACCATCTTCCCTCCTTATTTTGTGGCAGGGGCTATCTTTTCGGGCTTTGCCATGGTATTAACTTTAATGTTGGTAGCACGAGAAGTAATGGATTTAAAACAATACATCACGCTCAATCACATCGAATCCATGAACAAAGTAATTTTGCTTACAGGTTCTATTGTGGGTGTGGCGTATTTAACGGAGTTGTTTATGTCGTGGTATTCGGGCAATATATATGAGCAATGGTGTTTTAATCGCAACCGTATTGCAGACCCTTATATTTTCGGACCTTTGATGGGCGTAGAGCCGGCACCTTATTGGTGGGCATATTGGAGTATGATGTCGTGTAATGTGATTTCGCCGCAAATTTTCTGGTCAAAATCCATGCGCCGCAATATAACGGTAACCTTCATTATGTCTATATTTATTAATATAGGTATGTGGTTCGAACGCTTCGTAATTATCGTTACTTCTACCCACCGCGATTATATCCCTTCCAGTTGGTTATATTATACACCCACTTGGGTAGAAGCAGCCATCTTTATCGGCACAATAGGTATTTTTATGACTTTATTCCTGTTATTCTCTAAATATTTTCCGGTAGTAGCCATTGCAGAGGTAAAGAGCATCTTGAAATCCAGTGGCGATCAGTATTTGGCAAAGCAAGCTCAGGAAGACCAAACCGAGCGCGATTTGCAGGGAGGAGGTTCTTTTGCACCGGCTTTTCAAAGAGATAAAGAATAA
- a CDS encoding toxin-antitoxin system YwqK family antitoxin, which translates to MMLTRIFTCFAMGAVFFGLSACQSSTAPAKKEEVLQDATGFTKVPIEGKNGLEQAARRDKYGKVVEEGFLLNGKKQGAWLTYHPNTAVVASCINYEQGIKQGAALKVAENGSVSEKMFFLDDMLEGEYTKYNYTHIKEKAYYVKNQLEGERKIFYVNGKPLEEGTFKDGKREGVAKWYDEAGKITIEKEYHNGEEVQ; encoded by the coding sequence ATGATGCTCACACGCATTTTTACCTGCTTTGCAATGGGGGCAGTTTTTTTCGGATTATCGGCTTGTCAGTCTTCAACAGCCCCTGCCAAGAAAGAAGAGGTTTTGCAAGATGCCACCGGATTTACCAAAGTACCTATTGAGGGTAAAAATGGTTTGGAGCAGGCGGCACGGCGCGACAAATATGGCAAGGTGGTGGAGGAAGGCTTTTTGCTCAATGGCAAAAAACAGGGTGCTTGGCTCACCTACCATCCGAATACGGCGGTGGTGGCAAGTTGTATCAATTATGAGCAGGGCATCAAACAGGGCGCGGCTCTCAAAGTTGCTGAAAACGGGAGTGTGTCGGAAAAAATGTTTTTTTTAGATGATATGCTCGAAGGCGAATACACTAAATACAATTACACACATATCAAAGAAAAAGCCTATTATGTAAAAAATCAGTTAGAAGGAGAGCGGAAAATATTTTATGTCAATGGGAAACCTTTGGAAGAGGGAACATTCAAAGACGGCAAACGTGAAGGGGTAGCAAAATGGTACGATGAAGCAGGTAAAATTACCATAGAAAAAGAATATCACAACGGCGAAGAAGTACAATAA
- a CDS encoding LysM peptidoglycan-binding domain-containing protein translates to MKITSHFYIYPLFILLGSQCLCAQQSHQIKSGETLFFIARKYGVSVEAISAANPTLQPDKLTAGTSVLIPTAGANNTITATKQDDNTAVSADGMFEHVVQSGQTLYGIARMYDVQWPLLSRLNPQLQNQTHVNVGHVLKIPQSRYYLYDPNGGKNITTSPPSKSGNIVRNTVKVKLGENAYDITAVSLPNENVSRTPAAVAAAQHRVAAKETLYSIAKRYGVSIGDLKVWNRLESDALNEGQLLWIQKPQSSLTANENPNNTVNISNALSIGSPLQERYVSCENNKADYTFKRGRGKGSGIKDDQQYGSKFLALSKQIPPRTIVKVINPMNRRTVYVEVVAPLPDIGENHDIALKLTSAAVQQLNLRDDKFLVEWSYYIEK, encoded by the coding sequence ATGAAAATAACATCTCATTTTTATATATATCCACTGTTTATACTGTTAGGAAGCCAGTGCTTATGCGCACAGCAGAGCCATCAAATCAAAAGCGGTGAAACACTTTTTTTCATTGCGCGTAAGTATGGCGTATCGGTAGAAGCTATCAGTGCTGCCAACCCCACCTTACAGCCTGATAAATTAACAGCAGGCACATCTGTCCTTATTCCGACAGCAGGTGCAAATAATACAATAACTGCAACTAAACAAGACGATAACACCGCCGTATCTGCCGATGGTATGTTTGAGCATGTGGTGCAGTCTGGTCAAACGCTCTACGGTATAGCACGCATGTATGATGTGCAGTGGCCACTCCTGAGCCGCCTCAATCCACAATTGCAAAACCAAACACACGTCAATGTAGGACATGTGCTCAAAATACCCCAAAGCCGCTATTATTTGTATGACCCCAATGGCGGCAAAAATATAACAACTTCACCTCCTTCTAAATCAGGCAATATAGTACGCAATACCGTAAAAGTAAAATTGGGCGAAAATGCTTACGATATTACGGCAGTATCATTGCCCAACGAAAATGTGAGCAGAACGCCGGCAGCCGTTGCCGCTGCACAACATCGTGTCGCTGCCAAAGAGACCTTATACAGTATAGCAAAACGCTATGGCGTATCAATCGGCGACCTGAAAGTATGGAATCGTTTAGAGAGCGATGCGCTCAACGAAGGGCAACTTCTATGGATACAAAAACCGCAAAGTTCCCTTACCGCCAATGAAAACCCGAACAACACTGTCAATATCAGCAATGCCTTATCAATTGGTTCGCCTTTGCAGGAGCGATATGTGTCTTGCGAAAACAATAAAGCCGATTATACCTTCAAAAGAGGTAGAGGAAAAGGGAGTGGTATCAAAGATGACCAGCAATACGGCTCTAAATTTTTGGCATTGAGCAAACAAATTCCGCCACGTACCATTGTAAAAGTTATCAACCCGATGAATCGCCGCACTGTGTATGTGGAAGTAGTTGCTCCGCTGCCCGATATCGGCGAAAATCACGATATAGCTCTTAAACTCACATCTGCCGCAGTTCAACAACTCAATCTCAGAGACGATAAATTTTTGGTAGAGTGGAGTTATTATATTGAAAAATAG